The Thioalkalivibrio sulfidiphilus HL-EbGr7 genome includes a window with the following:
- a CDS encoding N-acetylmuramoyl-L-alanine amidase — MKIVRHRLHLHDNDPCEYRKSPCHGGKMTPRLLVIHFTAGASAESSINWFLNPQAKASAHLVIDRNGHITQMVPFDTVAWHAGASRWNDLSGLNHHSIGIELDNAGRLQPHGDQWRSWFGRDYHDDEVLVARHKHETEPSGWQLYTREQIETTLEVAQCLFARYGLEDIVGHEDIAPGRKSDPGPAFPMGALRARLLGRQEDSLPVMRTTTGLNIRSGPGVRHPLLPSGPLPQGVKLEVIDQDGDWRRVSVLEAVNGLSDLEGWVHGRYLEPVEA, encoded by the coding sequence ATGAAAATCGTCAGACACCGTTTGCATCTGCACGACAACGACCCCTGCGAATACCGCAAGAGCCCCTGCCACGGTGGCAAGATGACGCCGCGCCTGCTGGTGATCCACTTCACCGCCGGGGCCAGCGCGGAATCCTCCATCAACTGGTTCCTCAACCCCCAGGCCAAGGCCTCCGCGCACCTGGTGATCGACCGTAACGGCCACATCACCCAGATGGTGCCCTTCGACACCGTGGCCTGGCACGCGGGGGCGAGCCGCTGGAACGATCTCAGCGGCCTCAACCACCACAGCATCGGCATCGAACTGGACAACGCCGGGCGCCTGCAGCCCCACGGGGACCAATGGCGATCCTGGTTCGGACGGGATTACCACGATGACGAGGTGCTGGTGGCCCGCCACAAGCACGAGACGGAGCCCAGCGGCTGGCAGCTCTACACCCGGGAGCAGATCGAGACGACCCTGGAAGTGGCCCAGTGCCTGTTCGCCCGCTACGGTCTGGAGGACATCGTCGGTCACGAGGACATCGCCCCCGGACGCAAGTCCGACCCGGGCCCCGCCTTTCCCATGGGCGCGCTGCGCGCCCGCCTGCTGGGCCGACAGGAGGACAGCCTGCCGGTGATGCGCACCACCACGGGACTCAACATCCGCAGCGGCCCGGGCGTGAGGCACCCGCTGCTGCCCAGCGGCCCGCTACCCCAGGGGGTGAAGCTGGAAGTGATAGACCAGGACGGGGACTGGCGCCGGGTCAGCGTGCTGGAGGCGGTCAACGGGCTGTCGGACCTGGAGGGGTGGGTGCACGGGCGGTATCTGGAGCCCGTGGAGGCGTGA
- a CDS encoding sterol desaturase family protein, which produces MTEWITANEAALRLGFFLGILLLLGIAEALLPRRQRLLTRLQRWTSNLGIVVINTVLLRLLFPAAAVGMAVFAQSTGWGVFNTFELPFWIAVLVSVLVLDFMIWLQHVMVHAVPALWRLHRVHHADLDFDVTTGLRFHPLEIILSMGIKFAVITVLGPPVLAVILFEILLNATSMFNHSNLRLPLGLDRVLRLFVVTPDMHRVHHSVADDETNSNFGFNLPWWDRLFGTYKAQPREGHEGMTIGIDTFRDPRQCDGLKGMLLMPFVGKVTDYAINRRQWEKKP; this is translated from the coding sequence ATGACCGAATGGATCACCGCCAACGAGGCCGCCCTGCGGCTCGGTTTCTTCCTGGGCATCCTGCTGCTGCTGGGCATCGCCGAGGCCCTGCTGCCCCGGCGTCAGCGCCTGCTCACCCGCCTGCAGCGCTGGACCAGCAACCTAGGCATCGTGGTGATCAACACCGTGCTCCTGCGCCTGCTGTTTCCCGCTGCGGCGGTGGGGATGGCGGTGTTCGCCCAGTCGACGGGCTGGGGGGTGTTCAATACCTTCGAGCTGCCTTTCTGGATCGCGGTGCTGGTGTCGGTGCTGGTGCTGGATTTCATGATCTGGCTGCAGCACGTGATGGTCCACGCGGTGCCTGCCCTGTGGCGCCTGCACCGGGTGCACCACGCGGACCTGGACTTCGATGTCACCACCGGCCTGCGCTTCCACCCCCTGGAGATCATCCTGTCCATGGGGATCAAGTTCGCCGTGATCACGGTGCTGGGCCCGCCGGTGCTGGCGGTGATCCTGTTCGAGATCCTGTTGAACGCCACCTCCATGTTCAACCACAGCAACCTGCGTCTGCCCCTGGGCCTGGACCGGGTGCTGCGCCTGTTCGTGGTCACCCCGGACATGCACCGGGTGCACCATTCCGTGGCCGATGACGAGACCAACTCCAACTTCGGCTTCAACCTGCCCTGGTGGGATCGCCTGTTCGGCACCTACAAGGCCCAGCCCCGGGAAGGCCACGAGGGCATGACCATCGGCATCGACACCTTCCGCGACCCGCGCCAGTGCGACGGCCTCAAGGGCATGTTGCTGATGCCCTTCGTGGGCAAGGTCACCGACTACGCCATCAACCGTCGCCAGTGGGAGAAAAAGCCATGA
- a CDS encoding TIGR04282 family arsenosugar biosynthesis glycosyltransferase, translated as MTRIQVFARAPIPGQTKTRLILALGAEGAAALHARLIHRTLRVAREAAPGRLELWCSPDAGDDFFSACEDRYGVVLREQPEGDLGARMHTALADARAAGEHAVLVGTDCPVLSADHLRRAMDWLESGVDLVLGPAEDGGYVLIGAGRAEPDLFTHMPWGTERVFAETLARARDAGLAVQCLEPLPDLDRPEDLLRVNLDTLGD; from the coding sequence GTGACCCGCATCCAGGTCTTCGCCCGCGCGCCCATCCCTGGCCAGACCAAGACCCGGCTGATCCTGGCCCTGGGCGCCGAGGGGGCCGCCGCGCTGCATGCCCGGCTCATCCATCGCACCCTGAGGGTGGCCCGGGAGGCCGCGCCGGGGCGGCTGGAACTCTGGTGCAGCCCCGATGCCGGGGATGATTTTTTCTCGGCCTGCGAGGATCGTTACGGCGTGGTGCTACGGGAACAGCCCGAGGGTGATCTGGGGGCGCGCATGCACACGGCGCTTGCCGATGCCCGGGCGGCGGGCGAGCATGCGGTGCTGGTGGGCACCGACTGTCCGGTACTCTCGGCGGACCACCTGCGCCGTGCCATGGACTGGCTCGAGTCGGGCGTGGACCTGGTGCTGGGACCCGCCGAGGACGGCGGTTACGTGCTCATCGGCGCGGGGCGGGCGGAGCCTGACCTGTTCACCCACATGCCCTGGGGCACGGAGCGGGTGTTTGCAGAGACGCTCGCACGGGCCCGGGACGCAGGGCTTGCCGTGCAGTGCCTGGAGCCGCTGCCCGACCTGGACCGGCCCGAGGACCTGCTGCGGGTCAATCTCGACACTCTGGGAGACTGA
- a CDS encoding TIGR04283 family arsenosugar biosynthesis glycosyltransferase, with product MDHRETPWLSVVIPVLNEAEGIGALLEQLAPLRERGAELILVDGGSSDGTREIAAGWVDRLLQRGRGRARQMNAGAAVARGEVLWFLHGDSRIPEEADEHIREALSRRAWGRFDVRLSGEQPMLRVVERAMNLRSCLTGIATGDQGMFLGREDFQSLGGFPAIELMEDIALSKRLKRALGRPACVRTPLITSSRRWETRGILRTVLLMWWLRLAYALGVKPARLARWYR from the coding sequence ATGGATCACCGCGAGACACCCTGGCTGTCGGTGGTGATCCCCGTGCTCAACGAGGCCGAGGGCATCGGCGCATTGCTGGAACAACTGGCGCCCCTGCGCGAACGGGGCGCCGAACTGATCCTGGTGGACGGCGGCAGCAGCGACGGCACCCGTGAAATAGCCGCCGGCTGGGTGGACCGTCTGCTGCAACGGGGGCGGGGCCGGGCGCGGCAGATGAACGCCGGGGCCGCAGTGGCCCGGGGCGAGGTGCTGTGGTTCCTGCACGGCGACAGCCGCATCCCGGAGGAGGCCGATGAACACATCCGCGAGGCCCTGTCCCGGCGGGCGTGGGGTCGCTTCGACGTGCGTCTCTCCGGTGAGCAGCCGATGCTGAGGGTGGTGGAGCGGGCCATGAACCTGCGCTCCTGCCTGACCGGCATCGCCACCGGCGACCAGGGGATGTTCCTGGGGCGCGAGGACTTCCAGTCCCTGGGCGGCTTCCCCGCCATCGAACTCATGGAGGACATCGCGCTGAGCAAGCGCCTGAAGCGCGCCCTGGGCCGCCCCGCCTGTGTGCGCACGCCGCTCATCACCTCCAGCCGCCGCTGGGAGACCCGCGGCATCCTGCGCACCGTTCTGCTCATGTGGTGGCTGCGCCTGGCCTATGCCCTGGGCGTGAAGCCGGCGCGCCTGGCGAGGTGGTACCGGTGA
- a CDS encoding VTT domain-containing protein, whose translation MKSARVWLRIGLGLLVLAGIVLAVMYRDAFTVEALETRMAELGFTAPLIFMGLYALAAVFFLPGSVLTLAGGALFGPVWGTVYSLVGATVGATLAFLVSRYLAADWTQRRAGGRLSMLVRGVEQEGWRFVAFTRLVPLFPYNLLNYALGLTRIPFWHYVLATFVCMAPGAFAYTWLGYAGREAMAGGEGVIQTVLIALAILAAVMFLPRLVTRMRRGRDLSVQELHERLDAGRVTLLDVRGADEFAEGHVQGAVHIPVDQLLADPQRVAESHGGPLAIICRTDRRSARAWQALARAGVVDARVVAGGMEAWIRAGLPVSR comes from the coding sequence ATGAAGTCCGCCAGGGTCTGGCTGCGCATCGGCCTGGGCCTGCTGGTGCTGGCGGGCATCGTGCTCGCGGTGATGTACCGGGATGCCTTCACCGTAGAGGCCCTGGAGACCCGGATGGCTGAACTGGGCTTCACCGCGCCGCTGATCTTCATGGGTCTCTACGCCCTGGCGGCGGTGTTCTTCCTGCCCGGCTCGGTGCTGACCCTGGCCGGCGGTGCCCTGTTCGGTCCCGTCTGGGGCACTGTTTACAGCCTGGTGGGTGCCACCGTGGGCGCGACCCTGGCCTTCCTGGTGTCCCGCTACCTGGCCGCCGACTGGACCCAGCGCCGGGCCGGTGGCCGGCTGTCGATGCTGGTGCGCGGCGTGGAGCAGGAAGGCTGGCGTTTCGTGGCCTTCACGCGGCTGGTGCCCCTGTTCCCCTACAACCTGCTCAACTACGCCCTGGGCCTGACCCGCATCCCGTTCTGGCACTACGTCCTGGCCACCTTCGTGTGCATGGCCCCGGGGGCCTTTGCCTACACCTGGCTGGGCTACGCCGGCCGGGAGGCAATGGCCGGCGGCGAGGGGGTGATCCAGACCGTGCTCATCGCCCTGGCGATCCTGGCCGCAGTGATGTTCCTGCCGCGCCTTGTTACCCGCATGCGCCGGGGCCGGGACCTGTCGGTGCAGGAACTCCACGAGCGCCTGGATGCGGGACGGGTCACCCTGCTCGACGTGCGCGGCGCGGATGAGTTTGCCGAGGGACATGTCCAGGGCGCGGTGCACATCCCCGTGGACCAGTTGCTCGCCGATCCCCAGCGGGTGGCCGAGTCCCATGGCGGTCCGCTGGCCATCATCTGCCGCACCGACCGGCGCTCCGCCAGGGCCTGGCAGGCCCTGGCCAGGGCCGGGGTGGTGGATGCCCGGGTGGTGGCCGGCGGCATGGAGGCCTGGATCCGGGCCGGCCTGCCGGTCAGCCGCTGA
- a CDS encoding SDR family NAD(P)-dependent oxidoreductase has translation MRLRNKIAVVTGGASGIGEATVVDMINEGARVVIADMDEQLGEALALKLNERQEGCAIFQPVDVSDETQVETLFETTVSRLGTVDAVFNNAGIGGMAAAESYPLEDWQRIIDINLTGVFLVAKHALGHMKRQGSGSLINCASILGNVGQSMTAAYSAAKGGVVNLTRTLALEMAPHGVRVNTVSPAYIDTPLLRDLDEATLKALIALHPIGRLGRSEEVAKAVSFLASDDASFITGANLLVDGGFTAGKS, from the coding sequence ATGCGACTCAGAAACAAGATCGCGGTGGTCACGGGCGGTGCCAGCGGCATCGGCGAGGCCACGGTGGTGGACATGATCAACGAAGGCGCCCGGGTGGTGATCGCCGACATGGACGAGCAGCTGGGCGAGGCCCTGGCGCTGAAACTCAACGAGCGTCAGGAAGGCTGCGCCATCTTCCAGCCCGTGGACGTGAGCGACGAGACCCAGGTGGAGACCCTGTTCGAGACCACCGTCTCGCGCCTGGGCACCGTGGACGCGGTGTTCAACAACGCCGGCATCGGCGGCATGGCCGCGGCGGAGAGCTATCCGCTCGAGGACTGGCAGCGCATCATCGACATCAACCTGACCGGCGTGTTCCTGGTGGCCAAGCACGCCCTCGGCCACATGAAGCGCCAGGGCTCAGGCAGCCTGATCAACTGCGCCTCCATCCTCGGCAACGTGGGCCAGTCCATGACCGCCGCCTATTCCGCCGCCAAGGGCGGGGTGGTCAACCTCACCCGCACCCTGGCCCTGGAGATGGCGCCCCACGGCGTGCGGGTCAACACCGTCTCGCCCGCCTACATCGACACGCCCCTGCTGCGGGACCTGGACGAGGCCACCCTCAAGGCGCTGATCGCCCTGCATCCCATCGGCCGCCTGGGCCGTTCGGAGGAGGTGGCCAAGGCGGTGAGCTTCCTCGCCTCTGATGATGCCAGCTTCATCACCGGCGCCAACCTGCTGGTGGACGGCGGTTTCACGGCGGGCAAGTCCTGA
- a CDS encoding ArsR/SmtB family transcription factor, whose amino-acid sequence MSSTNIKHLLLAQFARLGKALSHPNRLELLEFLAQGSRGVDELAGLSGQSVANTSQHLQQLRQAGLVESRRQGQRVLYSLAGDDVIALMDALRRVARQHIPDVDHLVHRHLDPRDAMEPVPVDQLLERIRRGEVTVVDVRPEAEFQAGHVPGAINIPLDELEARLGQLDPGREVIAYCRGPYCVLAYDAVHNLREKGFRARRMEDGYPEWKNAGLPVEKAAS is encoded by the coding sequence ATGTCAAGCACGAACATCAAGCACCTGCTGCTGGCCCAGTTCGCCCGCCTGGGCAAGGCCCTGAGCCATCCGAACCGCCTGGAGCTGCTGGAGTTCCTGGCCCAGGGATCCCGGGGGGTGGATGAGCTGGCGGGCCTCAGCGGCCAGAGCGTGGCCAACACCTCCCAGCATCTTCAGCAGCTGCGCCAGGCGGGCCTGGTGGAATCCCGGCGCCAGGGCCAGCGGGTGCTCTACAGCCTGGCGGGCGACGACGTGATCGCCCTCATGGATGCCCTGCGCCGGGTGGCCCGGCAGCACATCCCCGACGTGGATCACCTGGTGCACCGGCACCTGGATCCCCGGGACGCCATGGAACCGGTGCCCGTGGATCAGCTGCTGGAACGCATTCGCCGGGGCGAAGTGACCGTGGTGGACGTGCGCCCCGAAGCGGAGTTCCAGGCCGGTCACGTGCCCGGCGCCATCAACATCCCCCTCGATGAACTGGAGGCCCGCCTCGGCCAGCTGGACCCCGGGCGCGAGGTGATCGCCTATTGCCGGGGACCCTACTGCGTGCTCGCCTACGACGCGGTCCACAACCTGCGCGAAAAGGGCTTCCGCGCCCGGCGCATGGAAGACGGCTACCCGGAATGGAAGAACGCGGGTCTGCCGGTGGAGAAGGCGGCATCGTAG